From the Levilactobacillus brevis genome, the window TATTTTTATTTGTTTTTTAAATCATCGATGGTATTAATATTCTTCATATACTTCGGCACAGCCAATCCAGTTTTAGCATGCTCCAGATTTTTCCTGACTTCAACATATTTACCCTTATATTTCTTAGCATATAACTTATGTGTCACAGGAAGTTCGACTGTAACTGTCGCATCCAATTTACCACTAGAGATCGCACTCCACATAATACCAACATCAAGCTGCTGCATCGTTGCGTCATACCCCTTTTGTTTCAAAAGAGTTGTGACTAGGGTAGTAGTAGCTATTTCATAGTCATATGGAGTATACCCGATCTTGATTTTCTTGCCTTTTCCATCAGGCACACCCTTTAGCCACTCTTTGACTTGCTTAGGATGGTCCTTAATAAACTCATCAACGGCCTTTTGTTTATTCATACCGTTGTTGATTTTCATCATTAATGGATTAGAAATTTTGATCGACCAATGGAAATTCTCTAAGAATTTATTGGCACCTGGATTATCTTGTTTAAATCCCTTTCGAGTAATAGTCCGCATTGATTCACCCTTGCCATAAGCATGTTTAGGATCATCTAGGAATTTCAGCGGATATTTGGCGAACATCCAGTGCGGCTGCCACCCTGTCACTACGATCGGCTCTTTATTTTTAATAGCCTTATCCAAGGTACTTACCATGGCAGCAGTAGAACTTGGCATAATTTGCCAATTTGCGCTTT encodes:
- a CDS encoding glycine/betaine ABC transporter, whose amino-acid sequence is MKKKILRYLKLAAATLGLAVVVSACAKPPEYNSHKKLGPQINYTITGIEAGAGITDSTETALSKYHLKSANWQIMPSSTAAMVSTLDKAIKNKEPIVVTGWQPHWMFAKYPLKFLDDPKHAYGKGESMRTITRKGFKQDNPGANKFLENFHWSIKISNPLMMKINNGMNKQKAVDEFIKDHPKQVKEWLKGVPDGKGKKIKIGYTPYDYEIATTTLVTTLLKQKGYDATMQQLDVGIMWSAISSGKLDATVTVELPVTHKLYAKKYKGKYVEVRKNLEHAKTGLAVPKYMKNINTIDDLKNK